One Mesorhizobium loti genomic window carries:
- a CDS encoding exopolysaccharide production protein EXOF, with protein sequence MKTDMFEAFGSGRFSGRSRLMATCLAMSLAFLPQVAISGEYHLGSQDKLTIRIAEWQTVEGTFRDWSAVNGEYTVGPGGTLSVPFVGELPAAGKTTAEVAATISEALQHKLALSDKPEASVEMAQFRPFYISGEVQNPGQFPYVPELTVLKAISVAGGMRRSTDYGPQLGKDLVTAKGNFDISDDQRVRLLVRRARIDADLAGKASFEAPKEVEGDPRLPTIVADEMTILTADQKALKLKLEALDDLKGVLQSEIESLQKKIVNQQKQVDLAQQQLASIGPLAQKGLVANARLLDSQQSVTDLQGKILDYETAILTAKQAISKATQDAIDAQNTLSSTLAADRQQTEADLNEAALKVNMQKGLIAQASDPATTAAITNDQQPTLLYSLVRNVDGKTSEIAAKEDTPVLPGDVIKVKLAPLASQ encoded by the coding sequence TTGAAAACAGACATGTTCGAAGCCTTTGGCAGCGGCCGCTTTTCCGGCCGCTCTCGGCTTATGGCCACCTGCCTTGCGATGTCGCTGGCTTTTCTTCCCCAGGTCGCCATATCAGGTGAATACCATCTCGGCTCGCAGGACAAGCTCACCATCCGCATCGCCGAATGGCAGACCGTCGAGGGCACGTTCCGCGACTGGTCGGCGGTGAACGGCGAATACACGGTCGGCCCGGGCGGCACGCTGTCGGTGCCTTTCGTCGGCGAGTTGCCGGCGGCCGGCAAGACCACGGCGGAAGTGGCGGCGACGATCAGCGAGGCGCTGCAGCACAAGCTCGCCCTGTCGGACAAGCCCGAGGCCTCGGTCGAGATGGCGCAATTCCGGCCTTTCTATATTTCGGGCGAAGTGCAGAACCCCGGCCAGTTTCCCTACGTGCCCGAACTGACGGTGCTGAAAGCGATCAGCGTCGCCGGCGGCATGAGGCGCAGCACCGATTACGGCCCCCAGCTCGGCAAGGACCTGGTCACCGCCAAGGGCAATTTCGATATTTCCGACGACCAGCGCGTCCGGCTGCTCGTCAGGCGAGCCCGCATCGATGCCGATCTGGCCGGCAAGGCTAGCTTCGAAGCGCCGAAGGAGGTCGAGGGCGATCCGCGACTGCCGACCATCGTCGCCGACGAGATGACGATCCTGACGGCAGACCAGAAGGCGCTGAAGCTGAAGCTTGAGGCGCTCGACGATCTCAAGGGTGTCCTGCAGTCCGAAATCGAATCGCTGCAGAAGAAGATCGTCAACCAGCAAAAGCAGGTCGACCTGGCGCAGCAGCAGCTCGCCAGCATCGGTCCGCTGGCGCAGAAGGGCCTGGTCGCCAATGCCAGGCTTCTGGATTCGCAGCAGTCCGTCACCGACCTGCAAGGCAAAATCCTCGACTACGAGACGGCCATCCTCACCGCCAAGCAGGCGATCAGCAAGGCGACGCAGGACGCCATCGATGCACAGAATACGTTGAGCTCGACCCTCGCCGCCGACCGGCAGCAGACCGAAGCCGACCTGAACGAGGCCGCGCTGAAGGTGAATATGCAGAAAGGCCTGATCGCCCAGGCCAGCGATCCCGCGACGACGGCCGCCATCACCAACGACCAGCAGCCTACCCTGCTCTATTCGCTGGTGCGCAATGTCGACGGCAAGACCAGCGAAATCGCCGCCAAGGAAGACACGCCGGTGCTGCCCGGCGACGTGATCAAGGTCAAGCTGGCGCCGCTGGCCAGCCAATAG
- a CDS encoding exopolysaccharide production protein exoY, translating to MRDIAKSATADFSQADTDFPPPIGGLIKRSFDIAGSLVGLIALSPLFIMIALLVKFSDGGSIFYGHRRIGRGGRIFPCLKFRTMVPDGDKVLAAYLATNPDANAEWIATRKLKNDPRVTRVGAVLRKLSLDELPQIINILQGDMSLVGPRPVVRDELEIYGSAAVYYLKSRPGLTGLWQVSGRNDVSYDSRVAFDRHYVENWSLFGDVRIIIKTVPAVWMSRGSY from the coding sequence ATGAGGGATATTGCCAAGTCGGCCACGGCGGACTTTTCGCAGGCTGACACCGATTTTCCGCCGCCGATCGGCGGCCTCATCAAGCGCAGCTTCGATATTGCCGGTTCACTGGTTGGTCTGATCGCTCTTAGCCCGCTGTTCATCATGATAGCGCTGCTGGTCAAGTTTTCCGACGGTGGATCGATTTTCTACGGTCATCGGCGAATCGGTCGCGGCGGACGGATTTTTCCGTGCCTGAAATTCCGCACCATGGTTCCGGATGGCGATAAGGTGCTGGCCGCCTATCTCGCCACCAATCCGGACGCCAATGCGGAATGGATAGCGACCCGCAAACTGAAGAACGATCCGCGCGTCACCCGCGTCGGCGCGGTGCTGCGCAAGCTCAGCCTCGACGAACTGCCGCAGATCATCAACATCCTGCAGGGCGACATGAGCCTTGTCGGGCCCCGCCCTGTGGTGCGCGACGAGCTGGAAATCTACGGCAGCGCCGCCGTCTACTACCTGAAGTCGCGGCCCGGCCTGACCGGCCTGTGGCAGGTCAGCGGCCGCAACGACGTCTCTTACGACAGCCGCGTCGCCTTCGACCGCCACTATGTCGAGAACTGGTCGCTGTTCGGCGACGTGCGCATCATCATCAAGACCGTGCCGGCCGTCTGGATGTCACGCGGCTCTTACTGA
- a CDS encoding exopolysaccharide production repressor ExoX protein, producing MSLPKFIVGMIFALAIVVAWSWLGGASLGTTLLRVIICAVIIQAGYFVLVYAMIARSAPTPADRLREAERKLSSADVTEGEKLGNARRSLH from the coding sequence ATGTCGCTTCCAAAATTCATCGTTGGGATGATTTTCGCTCTCGCAATCGTTGTTGCCTGGTCTTGGCTTGGCGGCGCTTCGCTGGGCACGACGTTGTTGCGCGTCATCATCTGTGCCGTGATCATCCAGGCCGGCTATTTCGTGCTCGTCTATGCCATGATCGCCAGAAGTGCGCCGACGCCGGCTGACAGGCTGCGTGAAGCCGAGAGAAAGCTGAGTTCGGCCGACGTGACCGAAGGCGAGAAGCTGGGCAATGCCCGGCGCAGCCTGCACTAG
- a CDS encoding ABC transporter ATP-binding protein yields the protein MSKSSILRLSLFRDVAAFGAVIAQIGGRRTWTALLFLILGSLTEGISILLLVPLLHLVGRADQDFAVRLPNNDFVRWLVPDGTLQLTTVLCALVALVAVQAAFNRFKSVYMARLLFDFINRLRMNLFESIGKARWGVFSRMRSSDLDHALTGDIDRVQGAAFSLLMLVQISVLLVGYLVISMFISPVMTAFAIVIGIVMFVVLQPFRARATAFGRVLTSNRQDQYRTVSEFLGGIKVAKSLNVEASYFAQLQATLEKMKADNIDYVSNSSIGTAVFQVASVVGLSLFIYVALVRFNLSLAEIVVLLLVFMRIAPRFMDMQTQAQQVLINLPAYTAMRGLQARFDAEREPGHAESADKQKLSLDTGLNIRGVFFGYDDGTGKTVVSDITFGLPAGKVTALIGPSGSGKSTIADMLLGLLEPTAGKILVDGVEIDAGNRRRWRDQVAYVPQDVFLLHDTIAANLRLAAPQASDDELWTALRAAHAGEFVERLDQRLDTVVGDRGVRLSGGERQRIALARALLRKPSLLILDEATSALDWQNQSLIARSIDGLRGTMTILTIAHRPSMIAFADWVVAMEDGRVVEVGQYQRLKAKPASRLSRMLSGEQSETEPANVA from the coding sequence ATGTCGAAGTCCTCAATCCTTCGCCTGTCGCTGTTTCGCGATGTCGCCGCGTTCGGCGCCGTCATCGCCCAGATCGGCGGGCGGCGGACCTGGACGGCGCTGCTGTTCCTGATCCTCGGCAGCCTGACGGAAGGCATCTCGATCCTGCTGCTTGTGCCGCTGCTGCATCTGGTTGGACGCGCCGACCAGGATTTCGCGGTGCGGTTGCCGAACAATGATTTCGTGCGCTGGCTGGTGCCGGACGGAACGCTGCAGCTGACGACGGTGCTATGCGCGCTGGTCGCGCTCGTTGCCGTGCAGGCCGCGTTCAACCGCTTCAAGTCGGTCTACATGGCGAGGCTTCTCTTCGATTTCATCAACCGTTTGCGCATGAACCTGTTCGAGAGCATCGGCAAGGCGCGCTGGGGCGTTTTCTCGCGCATGCGCAGCTCGGATCTCGACCACGCCCTGACCGGCGACATCGATCGTGTCCAGGGCGCCGCCTTCTCGCTGCTGATGCTGGTGCAGATATCAGTGCTTTTGGTGGGCTATCTCGTGATCTCGATGTTCATCTCACCGGTCATGACGGCGTTTGCGATCGTCATCGGCATCGTGATGTTCGTGGTGCTGCAGCCGTTTCGCGCACGCGCCACCGCCTTTGGCAGGGTCCTGACCAGCAATCGCCAGGATCAGTACCGGACGGTCTCGGAATTCCTCGGCGGCATCAAGGTGGCCAAGAGCCTGAATGTCGAGGCCAGCTATTTCGCGCAGCTGCAGGCGACACTGGAAAAGATGAAGGCCGACAACATCGACTATGTCAGCAACAGCTCGATCGGCACCGCGGTGTTCCAGGTGGCGAGCGTCGTGGGCCTCAGCCTGTTCATCTATGTGGCACTGGTCCGCTTCAACCTGTCGCTGGCCGAAATCGTCGTGCTGCTGCTGGTCTTCATGCGCATAGCACCGCGCTTCATGGACATGCAGACGCAAGCCCAGCAGGTGCTGATCAACCTGCCCGCCTATACCGCCATGCGCGGCCTGCAGGCCCGTTTCGACGCCGAGCGCGAGCCGGGCCATGCCGAATCGGCGGATAAGCAGAAGCTGTCGCTCGATACCGGGCTGAACATTCGCGGTGTCTTCTTCGGCTACGACGACGGCACCGGCAAAACGGTGGTGAGCGACATCACCTTCGGCCTGCCGGCCGGCAAGGTCACCGCCCTGATCGGCCCCTCGGGATCGGGCAAGAGCACAATCGCCGACATGCTGCTCGGTCTGCTCGAACCGACCGCCGGCAAGATCCTCGTCGACGGCGTCGAGATCGATGCCGGCAATCGCCGGCGCTGGCGCGACCAGGTGGCCTATGTGCCGCAGGACGTGTTCCTGCTGCATGACACGATCGCGGCGAACCTGCGTCTGGCCGCGCCACAGGCCAGCGACGACGAATTGTGGACCGCGCTGCGCGCTGCGCATGCCGGCGAATTCGTCGAACGGCTCGATCAACGGCTCGACACGGTGGTCGGTGACCGCGGCGTGCGGCTCTCCGGCGGCGAGCGTCAGCGCATCGCACTGGCGCGGGCGCTGCTGCGAAAGCCGTCGCTGCTCATCCTCGACGAGGCAACCAGTGCGCTCGACTGGCAGAACCAGTCGCTGATCGCCCGATCGATCGACGGATTGCGCGGCACGATGACCATTCTGACCATCGCGCACCGGCCGTCGATGATCGCCTTCGCCGACTGGGTGGTGGCGATGGAAGACGGCCGTGTCGTGGAAGTCGGACAGTATCAGCGGCTGAAGGCAAAGCCGGCGAGCCGGCTGTCCAGGATGCTGTCGGGAGAACAGTCGGAAACCGAACCTGCCAATGTGGCCTGA
- a CDS encoding HPr kinase: protein MRERRYYRAYGLTIASEVALPELEPAEPAAPDILIAIGTIDMPKPSPETATIFRFGPDRQYLAWHAVGAFLISDFSRIDIEPAPGVDDALLAFPLLGPVMALLLHRRGLLVLHASAIAVAGRGAIFMGDKGAGKSTTASALIRAGYELLTDDVVALDLADPDTPMIVPGFPQIKLAADAAAAISLGQAEVRPQVHPAIEKMQHRLHGAFSGGAVPATRIYVLERGQRAGITPLPGIAALPAIIKFSYVTRFGRAALSGDFAALHFRQCSAIANHVGVFRLEVPTGLDRIGEAVELIEADLAAQDPATQDLGVRDLAAGRRQR, encoded by the coding sequence ATGCGGGAGCGGCGATACTACCGGGCCTATGGCCTGACCATCGCGTCCGAGGTGGCGCTGCCCGAGCTGGAGCCGGCGGAGCCTGCGGCGCCGGATATACTGATCGCCATCGGCACGATCGACATGCCGAAGCCTTCGCCCGAGACCGCAACAATCTTCCGCTTCGGGCCCGACCGGCAATATCTGGCATGGCATGCCGTCGGCGCCTTCCTGATCAGCGATTTCAGCCGCATCGACATCGAGCCGGCGCCCGGCGTCGACGACGCGCTGCTAGCCTTCCCGCTGCTCGGGCCGGTGATGGCGCTGTTGCTGCATCGGCGTGGCCTGCTCGTCCTGCATGCCAGCGCCATTGCAGTGGCCGGCCGGGGCGCCATCTTCATGGGTGACAAGGGCGCCGGCAAATCGACGACTGCAAGCGCGCTGATCCGGGCCGGTTATGAATTGCTTACCGACGATGTCGTGGCGCTGGATCTGGCGGACCCCGACACGCCGATGATCGTTCCGGGCTTTCCCCAGATCAAGCTTGCCGCCGACGCCGCGGCCGCGATTTCGCTCGGCCAGGCGGAGGTGCGACCGCAAGTGCATCCGGCGATCGAGAAGATGCAGCATCGCCTGCACGGCGCCTTCTCCGGCGGCGCGGTGCCGGCGACCAGGATCTATGTCCTCGAGCGCGGCCAAAGGGCCGGGATCACGCCCTTGCCCGGCATCGCCGCTTTGCCGGCGATCATCAAATTCTCCTATGTGACGCGGTTCGGCCGCGCGGCGCTGTCCGGCGATTTCGCAGCACTGCATTTTCGCCAATGTTCAGCAATCGCTAACCATGTCGGCGTGTTCCGGCTGGAAGTTCCAACCGGCCTCGACAGGATTGGCGAGGCGGTGGAGCTGATCGAAGCCGATCTGGCCGCCCAGGATCCGGCGACCCAGGATCTTGGGGTCAGAGATCTGGCGGCTGGCCGTCGGCAGCGGTGA
- a CDS encoding asparagine synthetase: MSGVAGILLRQGPPAADGASDIQQMLARMRHRGPDGNSWWLDNSIALGHAWLNTTDEAGPGPLTMAGGKLAITADCRLDNRDELMARLGMRDRTVADAKLLMRAYLRWGEASPVYLHGDFAFAIWDAERQLLFCARDHFGVKPFYYHAADRRFAFASEIGPMLGLDGVGARISERSISGFLAGLPDDPQSTPYSDVFSLPARHSLTVTAQQVVLRRYWQIEPSARPLRSDAAEEFAHLFSQSVRNRMRGSQSVGAMLSGGLDSSSITCVAGLQNAAERKPKLPTFSLIFEKGSPMDERAFIDAVLDQQKTDPTLIPVGNYAPFAEFERVLEEQEGTFLAPGLTLTRGIYRTAGARGIKVLLDGHGGDEVVSQGHGHLHELANGGRWLDLWREVRSASNTYGDSTLGLYFQFLTLYGPAWRIAKARQLANRVLNRIRKPTHMQRGRSWRDLINPDLARRTELIERFHRAGYMPPGVQASDALSHRWILSNGYVPHSFEVLDKAAANFGVEPRYPFWDKPLVEFCLALPGEEKLSHGFGRYVLRRAMEGILPAAVQWRRTKIDFTANLVNGMVRNHRDLLEQLLVSDAGRIAPYVNLPQVSAAYARLLSQPDQAAPLDVQYVWRSASLSLWLRQVQHGGSPA; this comes from the coding sequence ATGAGCGGCGTGGCCGGAATCCTGCTGCGACAGGGACCGCCGGCGGCGGACGGGGCGAGCGACATCCAGCAGATGCTGGCCCGCATGCGCCATCGCGGCCCCGACGGAAATTCGTGGTGGCTGGACAACAGCATCGCGCTTGGCCACGCCTGGCTCAACACCACGGATGAAGCCGGCCCCGGCCCGCTGACCATGGCTGGCGGCAAGCTCGCCATCACCGCCGATTGTCGGCTGGACAATCGCGACGAGCTGATGGCGAGGCTCGGCATGCGCGACCGGACGGTTGCCGACGCGAAATTGCTGATGCGGGCCTATCTGCGCTGGGGCGAAGCCAGCCCCGTGTATCTGCATGGCGATTTCGCCTTTGCCATCTGGGACGCCGAGCGGCAGCTGTTGTTTTGCGCGCGCGACCATTTCGGGGTCAAGCCGTTCTACTACCACGCCGCGGACCGGCGTTTTGCCTTCGCTTCCGAGATCGGGCCGATGCTTGGCCTGGACGGGGTCGGTGCACGCATCAGCGAGCGCAGCATTTCGGGATTCCTGGCCGGGCTTCCCGACGACCCGCAATCCACCCCCTACAGCGATGTCTTCAGCCTGCCGGCGCGTCACAGCCTGACTGTCACCGCGCAACAGGTGGTGCTGCGCCGATATTGGCAGATCGAGCCGTCGGCGCGGCCGTTGCGGTCGGATGCGGCGGAGGAATTCGCCCATCTGTTCTCGCAATCGGTGCGCAATCGCATGCGCGGAAGTCAGTCGGTCGGCGCTATGCTGAGCGGCGGACTTGATTCCTCGTCGATCACCTGCGTCGCCGGCCTGCAGAACGCCGCCGAGCGAAAACCAAAGCTGCCGACCTTCTCGCTGATTTTCGAGAAGGGCTCGCCGATGGACGAGCGAGCCTTCATCGATGCCGTGCTGGATCAGCAGAAGACAGATCCGACGCTGATTCCTGTCGGCAATTATGCACCCTTCGCCGAGTTCGAACGGGTGCTGGAGGAACAGGAAGGCACCTTCCTGGCGCCAGGGCTGACGCTGACCCGCGGCATCTACCGGACGGCGGGCGCCAGGGGCATCAAGGTGCTGCTCGACGGCCATGGCGGCGACGAGGTCGTTTCCCAGGGCCATGGCCATCTGCACGAGCTTGCCAATGGCGGCAGGTGGCTGGACCTTTGGCGCGAGGTCCGCAGCGCCTCCAACACCTATGGCGACAGCACGCTCGGCCTCTATTTCCAGTTCCTGACCCTCTACGGACCGGCCTGGCGGATCGCCAAGGCGAGACAGCTGGCAAACCGTGTCCTGAACAGAATACGCAAGCCCACGCACATGCAGCGCGGCCGCAGCTGGCGCGACCTGATCAATCCGGATCTGGCCAGGCGTACCGAGCTCATCGAGCGTTTCCACCGGGCCGGCTACATGCCGCCTGGCGTCCAGGCCAGCGACGCGCTCAGCCATCGCTGGATCCTGTCCAACGGTTATGTGCCGCATTCTTTCGAGGTGCTCGACAAGGCGGCGGCCAATTTCGGCGTCGAGCCGCGTTACCCCTTCTGGGACAAGCCGCTGGTCGAATTCTGCCTGGCGCTGCCGGGCGAGGAAAAACTCAGCCACGGCTTTGGCCGCTATGTGTTGCGCCGGGCCATGGAAGGCATCCTGCCGGCGGCGGTGCAATGGCGGCGCACCAAGATCGATTTCACCGCCAATCTCGTCAACGGCATGGTGCGCAACCACCGCGACCTGCTGGAACAGCTGCTGGTTTCGGATGCCGGCCGCATCGCGCCCTATGTCAACCTGCCACAAGTGAGCGCCGCCTATGCACGGCTGCTCAGCCAACCCGATCAGGCAGCCCCCCTTGATGTCCAATATGTCTGGCGCTCGGCCTCGCTGTCGCTGTGGTTGCGCCAGGTCCAGCACGGCGGGAGCCCCGCATAA
- a CDS encoding Coenzyme PQQ synthesis protein D, which yields MNWNPSERDSITATKDAVACEFGDGLALLNLKSNIYYSLNGVGAFIWELIQEPKSIADIRGAVLERYNVDAERCKADVDTLLKGLAENGLARLQHEALV from the coding sequence ATGAACTGGAACCCATCGGAGCGCGATAGCATAACTGCCACCAAGGATGCCGTAGCTTGCGAATTCGGTGATGGCCTCGCGCTGCTCAACCTGAAATCCAATATTTATTACAGCCTCAACGGCGTCGGCGCGTTCATCTGGGAACTGATCCAGGAGCCGAAGTCGATCGCCGACATCCGCGGCGCCGTGCTGGAGCGCTACAATGTCGACGCCGAGCGCTGCAAGGCCGACGTCGACACCTTGCTGAAAGGCCTGGCCGAAAACGGACTTGCGAGGCTGCAGCATGAGGCACTTGTCTAG